From Streptomyces sp. SAI-135:
AAGAGGACCAGGCCCGCCGCGCCGAGGGCTATGGCCAGGGTCAGGCTCCCGGCCAGCAGGCCCGCGCCGGCCACGAGGGCGGTGACGATGGGCAGGTACACCGCCATGGCCAGGTCCTCCAGGACCAGGACGCTGAGGATGACCGGGGTCTCCCTGTTGCCCACTCGGCCGAGGTCGCCGAGGACCTTCGCGATGACGCCCGAGGAGGAGATCCAGGTGACGCCGGCCAGGACGACCGCTGCCACCGGGCCCCAGCCCAGCAGCAGGGCGGCCGCCGCTCCGGGGAGGGCGTTGAGGGCGGCGTCGACCAGGCCCGAGGGGTAATGGGCCTTGAGGTTGGTGACCAGGTCGCTGGCCGTGTATTCGAGGCCGAGCATCAGGAGCAGGAGGATCACTCCTATCTCCGCCCCTATCGAGACGAACTCCTCGCTCGCGCCGAGCGGGAGCAGTCCGCCCTCGCCGAAGGCCAGGCCGGCCAGGAGGTAGAGCGGGATGGGGGAGAGGCGGAAACGGGCGGCGAAGCGGCCGAGGAGGCCCAGGCCGAGGATGATCGAGCCGAACTCGATCAGCAGGACCGCGGAGTGCATGCGATCTACTCCCGACCGAGGATCGCCGCCGCCGCGTCCACGCCCTCGCGGGTGCCCACGACGATGAGGATGTCGCCGCCCGCCAGGCGGAAGTCCGGCGCGGGGGACGGGATCGCCTCGGCCCGGCGCAGGGCCGCCACGACGGAGGCTCCGGTGTCGGTGCGCATCTTCGTGTCGCCCAGGACCCGGCCGTTCCAGCGGGAGCCGGCCGCCACCTCGATGCGCTCGGCCACCAGGCCCAGGTCGGAGGTGTAGAGGAGGCTCGCGCTGTGGTGGGAGGGCTTCAGCGCGTCGATCAGGGCGCCCGCCTCGGCGCCGGTCAGGCGCAGCGACTGGGCGCAGGAGTCGGGGTCGTCGGCCCGGTACACGCTCACCGTGCGGGCACCGTCGCGGTGCGCCACCACGGAGAGATGGCGGTCCTCGCGGGTCACGAGGTCGTACTGGACCCCGATGCCCGGTAGCGGCGTCGCCCTCAGGCGTGGAGCAGACACGTTTCTTCCCCTTGTGGTTCGAGTGATCACGGGTGCCGGGTTCGCATGCTGCCAGGCCCCCGTACGGTGGCGACATGGGTGACGTGACGGATATACGCGAGCGGCGGCGACCGGCGAGGGTGGGACCTCGGGCGTCGTACGGGAGGAGTGAGGGCAGGGCCGTGTCGCTGTTCTGGCGGATCTTCTCGCTCAACGCCGCGGGCCTCGTCGTCGCCGCCGCGCTGCTGCTCGGGCCCGTCACCGTGTCGACTCCGGTGCGGCGGGGGGAGGCCGTCGTCGTCCTCGGCGGACTCGTTTTGCTGCTGGTCGCCAACGCCCTGGTGCTGCGGGTCGGACTCGTGCCGCTCCAGCGGCTGGGGCGGGCCATGGCCGCCGCCGATCTGCTGCGCCCCGGGGTGCGCGCCCCCGTCTCCGGTCCCTCCGAGACGGCCGCGCTGATCACGACGTACAACACCATGCTCGACCGGCTGGAGGCCGAGCGGGCGACCGGAGCGGCCCGTGCGCTCTCCGCGCAGGAGAGGGAGCGGCAGCGCATCGCGCGCGAACTGCACGACGAGGTGGGGCAGACGCTGACGGCCGTCCTGCTCCAGCTGAAGCGGGTCGCCGACCGGGCGCCGGAGGAGCTGCGGGAGGACGTGGGGCAGGCGCAGGAGGCGACCCGCGCCGGGCTCGACGAGATCCGCCGGATCGCGCGACGGCTGCGGCCCGGGGTGCTGGAGGAGCTCGGGCTGTCCAGCGCGCTGCGGTCTCTGGCGGGTGAGTTCACCACGCACGGGCTGACCGTGCGCCATCACGTCGGCGGCGAGCTGCCCCGGCTGACCGAGGAGTCGGAACTGGTGGTCTACCGGGTCGCCCAGGAGGGTCTGACCAACACCGCGCGCCACTCCGCCGCCGACCGCGCCGAAGTCCGGCTCCAGCCGGTCGCGGGGGGAGTCGAGCTGCTCGTACGGGACAACGGCAAGGGACTGGGCGGGGCGCCCGAAGGGGCCGGGATCCAGGGGATGCGGGAACGGGCGCTGCTGGTGGGGGCGGTGTTCTCGGTGCAGGACGGTCCGGGGCGGGGGACGGACGTGCGGTTGCGCGTACCGGTTCCGGCGGGGGTGCGCTGATGGCCGGGCCGACCCGGGTACTGCTCGCCGACGACCACACCCTCGTACGGCGAGGGGTCCGGCTGATCCTGGAGGGGGAACCGGATCTCACGGTGGTGGCCGAGGCGGGGGACGGCGCCGAGGCGGTCGAGCTCGCCCGCGCGCGGGAGGTCGATCTCGCGGTCCTGGACATCGCCATGCCGCGGATGACCGGGCTCCAGGCGGCCCGGGAGCTCTCCCGGCGGCTGCCGGACCTGCGGATCCTGATCCTGACGATGTACGACAACGAGCAGTACTTCTTCGAGGCGCTCAAGGCCGGGGCCAGCGGATACGTGCTCAAGTCCGTCGCCGACCGCGATCTCGTCGAGGCGTGCCGGGCCGCCGTGCGCGACGAGTCCTTCGTCTACCCCGGGGCCGAGCGTGCCCTCGTCCGCTCCTACCTCGACCGGCTGCGGCGCGGTGACGGCCTGCCGGCGCGGGCCGTCACCGAACGCGAGGAGGAGATCCTCAAACTGGTCGCCGAGGGTCACACCACGAAGGAGATCGGCGAGCTGCTGTTCATCAGCGCGAAGACCGTCGAGCGGCACCGGGCGAACCTGCTGCACAAGCTGGGGATGCGGGACCGGCTGGAGCTGACGCGGTACGCGATACGGGCGGGGCTCATCGATCCCTGAGACGGGCGTGGGTGGCACGGCGTCGCCGCACCACGTACGCCCCCGCGAGGCCGGCCCCGCCGAGTGCCAGGGCCACTCCGATCGCCCGCTCGAAACCCGCCGGGCCCACACTGCCCCCGGAGCCGCCCTGGACACCGAGCGTCGGAACGGGCGTGACGAGGGGCGTGGCCGACGGGGTGGTGAGCGGTGTGATCACCGGCGTGGCGACACTCACCTCGGCGGTGTCTCTTCTGGGCAGCGCCTCACAGGCGACGCCGTCGTCGGAACCCCGGTCCTCGTCGAGCCGGTCGGGGTCGGTGCGGTCGAGGTCGAACTGCGCCTGCGCGTCCTCCTGGTAGACGAAGTCCGCGCAGTCCAGGTCGCTTTCGGCGTGGGCGACGCCGGTCAGCGGTCCGGCGGTGGCCAGGACGGCCAGTGCGGCGCCGGTGAGCGTGATGCGTATTGCCATGGGTCGTGCCTTTCGGGCGGGGCCGGAACAGCCGTCACCGCGAATCTAGGGACGCGCCCGGCATCCGGCCCGTGGAGCTGGGCCGAACGGGCTCGCGTCTCACAGCAGCGCTTCCCAGTCCTCGTCGAAGTCCGCCGGGTTCAGGAACAGCACCTCCGCCGGCTCGGCCGGACCCCGCAGGGACTGTTCCGTCCAGATGCACTTGCCCGTCGGGGTGTACCGGGCGCCCCAGCGGTGGGAGAGCGCCGAGATGAGTTGCAGACCCCGGCCGCCCTCGTCGGTGTCCGCGGCGTGCCGGATCCGGGGCATGGTCTGGCTGCCGTCGTAGACCTCGCAGATCAGCTCGGTGGTGTGCAGCAGACGCAGCAGGACCGGGCCGCGGGCGTGCCGGACCACATTGCCCACCAGTTCGCTGACCAGGAGTTCCGTGGTGGGGGACAGATCGTCCAGGGCCCAGGCCGCGAGCTGTTCGCGGACATGGCGGCGGGCCTGGCTCGCCGCCTTCGGGTCCTGGGGCAGCGACCAGGCGGCCATCCGGTCGGCCGGCAGCGCGTGCAGCCGGGCCACCAGGAACGCCGCGTCGTCCGCCGCCTGTTGGTCCGCGGGCAGCAGACCGGCCGTCAGCGTGTCGCACAGCCGTTCAAGATCCGTGGCGGTCCCGTCGGCGTGGGCGGCGCCGAGCAGCCGCGCCAGCTCGGCCATGCCCTCGTCGATCTCCCGTGTCGCCGACTCCACCAGTCCGTCGGTGTACAGCACGAGCAGACTGCCCTCGGGCACCGCCAGCTCGGCCGTCCCGAACGGCGGCTTGGCCGCGCCCAGCGGGGGATCGGCGTCCGGTTCGGGGAAGTGCACGGTTCCGTCGGGCCGTACCAGGGCGGGCGGCGGATGGCCGGCCCGGGCGAGGGAGCACACCTGGGTGGTCGGGTCGTAGAGCGCGTACAGACAGGTGGCGTACGACGCCTCGCCCATGCCGCCGACGATGTCGTTGAGGTGGCCGAGGATCTCGTCGGGCGGCAGCTCCAGGTCGGCCAGGGTGTGCACCGCGGTGCGCAGCCGGCCCATGGTGGCCGCCTCCGGCAGGCCGTGGCCCATCACGTCGCCCACGACCAGCGCGACCCGTCCGCCGGACAGCGGGATGATGTCGTACCAGTCGCCGCCCACGTCGGCACCCTGGCCGGCCGGCAGGTAGCGGGCGGCCGCCGTGCAGGCGGGCAGGTCGGGCAGCGCCTGGGGGAGCAGGCTGCGCTGGAGTTCCCGGGACCGGGTGTGCTCGGCGTCGTAGAGCCGTGCCCGCTCCAGGGACTGGGCGACGAGGGCGGTGATCGTGGTGAGCAGCGCGCGTTCCTCGTCGTCGAGGATCCGGGGCCGGTCGAAGGAGACCACACAGACGCCGAAGGTGTGCCCGGACGCCGTCAGCGGCAGGAACGCCCAGGACTTCTTGTCGCCGAGGGCGGGGAAGTCGGCCAGCTCGGGATAGCGGGTGGCGTACTCGCGCGCCGAGGAGAGGAACAGCGGGAGGCCGGAGGCGATCGTGTCCCAGGCGGGGTCGCCGGTCGACGCCCGGCGGCGGCTGTCGAGGAGGGCCACGAAGTCCCTGGGGTAACCGACCGCGCCCACGTGGTGGAGCCGGTCGCCCTCGCTGACCTGGACCATCAGTCCGGAGGCGGCGAACGGCGGCAGTACCCGGCGGGCGACCGCCTCCACCACGTCCCGGGACGTCGTCGCCTTGGCGAGTTCCGTGGTCAGCTCCGCGATCCGCACCGCACGCTCGGCCGCGGCCCGTTCCGTCGCCTGCCGCTCCTGCGCCAGCCGGCGCTTCTCGGTGACGTCCTGGAAGTACAGGGTGCGGCCGTCGGGCCCCGGCACCAGCCGTACGTGCAGCCGCCGCCGGCAGTCCGCGACGTACACGTCGAACCCGGCGGACTTCTCCTCGGCCCCGGCCTTCAGACAGCCCTCCTTCAGGCCCGGGACCTGACGGGCGGCCGGCAGGTCCCACAGCAGACGTCCGAACAGCTCCTCCTCGGAGAAGCCGAGGAAGCGTTCGGCCTCCAGGTTGGCGAAGGTGATCCGCCACTCGTCGTCCACCGCGAGGAAGCCGTCGCTCATGTGTCTCAGGGCCCGGCCGAGGGCGTCCCGGGCGGTGCGCGACTCGTTGCTCTCCCAGCCGACCCCGATCATCCGCAGGGGCTCGCCCTGCTCGTCGTAGGTCGCCCGGCCACGGGCCTGCGTCCAGCCCCAGGTGCCGTCCAGGCGCCGTACGCGGTACTCGGCCTCGTAGACGGAGTGGTCGAGGATCGCGCGCTGCGCGGCCGCGAGGGTGGGGGCGAGGTCGTCGGGGTGGACGATCCGCATCCAGTTGTCGATCCGGCCGGTGAAGTCGGCGGGCCGCGTGCCGTACAGCCCCATCGCCGCCTCGTCCCAGATCAGGTCGCCGCTGCGGATGTCCCAGTCCCACGAACCGACCTGGACCTCCTTCAGCGCCTGCCGCAGCCGCTCGCCACCCAGCTCCGCCTGGGTGGGCCCCGACGGGGGCGGTGCCTGGGCCATCCGGTCCTCGGTCCAGGCGACGACGTCCCGCAGGAAGTCCCAGTGCCCGGAGGTGGGTTCGCCCTCCTCACCGGCCAGGACGGTCAGCGCGCCGATGCTGCGCCGGCCGCTGAACACCGGGAGTGCGGCGAGGCCGGTGCCCGGCCAGGGGTCCTGCTGCGGAGGGTCCTGGGGCAGCGGCACCCAGACACCGCTGCCCTGCTGGAGCGCGCGGGCCGGGGCCAGGGGGCCCTCCTGGTCGACGATCTCCCAGGAGCGGGTGAGGGCGGGCGGCAGACCGACCGACGACACCAGGCGCAGGGCGGACATCGGGCCGCGCAGGTGCACGGTCCCGCCGAGCGCGCCCAGCTCACCGACCGCGTGCCCGAGCGCCAGCCGGAAGACCTCGCTCTCGGTCGCACCCGGGGTGACCGTGCCGAGGAGAGCGAGCCGCGCGTTCATGCAGGGAACTTATCGTTCCCGTTTCCGTTCGAAACCTGCTTCACACATTCCGACGGCCTGAACTCCGGCACTCCGTCACCTCAACTGCCTCTAGCACGCAGGAAGTTGGGGGCTTTCCGGGTTCGGTCGTGGGCCGGTGCGGGTTGGTGGGGGCTGATCGCGCGGTTCCCCGCGCCCCTGGCGGGTGTCCGCAGCGGTGCTCATCGGCGCCGGACGGCCGGGAGGCCGGCCCGGTGCCGTTGTCGGGCACCGGACCGGCCTCCCGGTCATGGCTTTGCGTCCACCAGGCGTCAGTCCGTGCCGAACTCCATCGCCGCCCGGTCCAGCAGCGCCTCGTCCTCGGAGACCTCGCCGCGGGAGGCGATCGCCTCGGCGCCGCCCTCGGGGAGCTCCGGCATGGTGCCGATCAGCCCGGTCGCGGCGGCCTGGGAGGCGCCGATCGTGGGGCTGCCGGTGCCGATGAGACCGAGACCGGCGTACTGCTCCAGCTTGGCGCGGGAGTCGGCGATGTCGAGGTTGCGCATGGTCAGCTGACCGATCCGGTCGACCGGGCCGAAGGCCGAGTCCTCGGTGCGCTCCATGGACAGCTTGTCCGGGTGGTAGGAGAACGCGGGCCCGGTCGTGTCGAGGATCGAGTAGTCCTCGCCCCGCCGCAGCCGCAGGGTGACCTCACCCGTCACCGCCGCGCCGACCCACCGCTGGAGCGACTCGCGGATCATCAGGGCCTGCGGGTCCAGCCAGCGGCCCTCGTACATGAGACGGCCCAGGCGCCGGCCCTCGTTGTGGTACTGGGCGACCGTGTCCTCGTTGTGGATCGCGTTGACGAGACGCTCGTAGGCCGCGTGGAGCAGGGCCATGCCGGGCGCCTCGTAGATGCCGCGGCTCTTCGCCTCGATGATCCGGTTCTCGATCTGGTCGGACATGCCGAGGCCGTGCCGGCCACCGATCGCGTTGGCCTCCATGACCAGGTCGACGGCGGAGCCGAACTCCTTGCCGTTGATGGTCACCGGGCGGCCCTGGTCGAAGCCGATCGTCACGTCCTCGGGCGCGATCTCGACCGACGGGTCCCAGAACTTGACGCCCATGATCGGCTCGACGGTCTCGATGCCGGTGTTGAGGTGCTCCAGCGTCTTGGCCTCGTGCGTGGCGCCCCAGATGTTGGCGTCGGTGGAGTACGCCTTCTCCGTGGAGTCCCGGTAGGGCAGCTGGTGCGCGACCAGCCACTCCGACATCTCCTTGCGGCCGCCGAGCTCGGTCACGAAGTCCGCGTCCAGCCACGGCTTGTAGATCCGCAGGTTCGGGTTGGCGAGCAGGCCGTAGCGGTAGAACCGCTCGATGTCGTTGCCCTTGAAGGTCGAACCGTCGCCCCAGATCTGGACGTCGTCCTCCAGCATCGCCCGCACCAGGAGCGTGCCGGTGACGGCACGGCCCAGCGGGGTGGTGTTGAAGTACGCCCGCCCGCCCGAGCGGATGTGGAACGCCCCGCAGGTGAGCGCGGCCAGACCCTCCTCGACCAGCGCCGCCCGGCAGTCGACCAGGCGCGCGATCTCGGCACCGTAGGTCTTCGCGCGGCCGGGCACCGAGTCGATGTCGGGCTCGTCGTACTGGCCGATGTGCGCGGTGTAGGTGCACGGGATGGCGCCCTTGTCGCGCATCCACGCGACCGCGACGGAGGTGTCGAGACCGCCGGAGAAGGCGATGCCGACGCGTTCGCCGGCGGGGAGGGACGTGAGGACCTTGGACATAGGAAGATTATGCATGACTGCGTATGGTCATGCAAAGCCCCTGGTGTCGCTCCGCGCGTGATTCACGTCATCCGGACCGACAAGTCAGGCGCGGCACCGCGAGCACCTACCCTTGAGCCATGACCAGCAGCAGCGACCGGAGCCCGGCAGTGGACGTTCGATCACCCAAGACCTACGAAGTCCGTACCTACGGGTGCCAGATGAACGTCCACGACTCCGAGCGATTGTCCGGTCTGCTGGAGGAGGCGGGATACGTGCCCGCTCCCGAGGGCTCCGACGGGGACGCCGACGTCGTCGTCTTCAACACCTGCGCGGTCCGCGAGAACGCCGACAACCGGCTCTACGGCAACCTCGGCCGGCTCGCCCCGCGCAAGGCCTCGCGGCCCGGCATGCAGATCGCCGTCGGCGGCTGCCTCGCGCAGAAGGACCGCGACACCATCGTCAAGAAGGCGCCCTGGGTGGACGTCGTCTTCGGCACGCACAACATCGGCAAGCTGCCGGTCCTGCTGGAACGCGCGCGCGTGCAGGAGGAGGCGCAGGTCGAGATCGCCGAGTCCCTCGAGGCGTTCCCGTCCACGCTGCCGACCCGGCGCGAGAGCGCCTACGCGGCCTGGGTGTCGATCTCCGTCGGCTGCAACAACACCTGCACCTTCTGCATCGTCCCGGCCCTGCGCGGCAAGGAGAAGGACCGCCGCACCGGCGACATCCTCGCCGAGATCGAGGCGCTGGTCGGCGAGGGCGTCTCCGAGATCACGCTGCTCGGCCAGAACGTCAACGCGTACGGCTCCGACATCGGCGACCGCGAGGCGTTCAGCAAACTGCTGCGCGCCTGCGGGCAGATCGAGGGCCTGGAGCGCGTCCGCTTCACCTCCCCGCACCCGCGCGACTTCACCGACGACGTGATCGCCGCGATGGCCGAGACGCCGAACGTCATGCCGCAGCTGCACATGCCCCTGCAGTCCGGCTCGGACACCGTCCTGAAGGCGATGCGCCGCTCGTACCGCCAGGACCGCTACCTGGGCATCATCGAGAAGGTCCGCGCCGCCATCCCGCACGCGGCGATCACCACCGACATCATCGTGGGCTTCCCCGGCGAGACCGAGGAGGACTTCGAGCAGACCCTGCACGTCGTCCGCGAGGCCCGCTTCGCGCAGGCCTTCACCTTCCAGTACTCCAAGCGTCCCGGGACCCCGGCCGCCACCATGGAGAACCAGATCCCCAAGGAGGTCGTCCAGGCGCGCTACGAGCGTCTCGTCGCCCTCCAGGAGGAGATCTCCTGGGAGGAGAACAAGAAGCAGGTCGGCCGCACCCTGGAGCTGATGGTCGCCGAGGGCGAGGGCCGCAAGGACGGTGCCACCCACCGCCTCTCCGGCCGCGCCCCCGACAACCGCCTGGTCCACTTCACCCAGCCCGACCAGGAGGTCCGCCCCGGCGACGTGGTCACGGTCGAGATCACCTACGCCGCCCCGCACCACCTCCTCGCCGAGGGCGCCGTCCTCGATGTGCGCCGCACGCGCGCGGGGGACGCGTGGGAGAAGCGGAACACCGCGGAGGCCGCGACGTCGGCCGGTGTCATGCTGGGGCTGCCGAAGATCGGGGTTCCCGAGCCGCTCCCGGCGGCGACGGGCGGCTGCGCGGCGCACTGAGCGCATACCGACGGGGGGCGGACGCACATGGCGCACTGGGTGGTGATCGTCCAGTTCGGCAACGACGGCGTGGACGACTACGTCTGCGAAGAAGTCACCCGCTTCGAGGACACCGGCGACCGGGCCCGGGCCCGCCTCTACGAGATCGCCTGCACCCATCTGCCCCGCAAGGCACTGCGTCAGCAGGCCCGCGAGGTCTACCGGATCGGTGACGGGGACGCCTACTACACCCGGATCAAGGGCAGGGTGAGCACGTTCCTCGTCACGTACCGGCTGGCCGAGCTGGTGTGGAGCACGGGCCCCGAACAGAAGCGCCCTTGGCGGTAGGCTCCCGATCATGCTGGTCGCCGCCGCCGTATGCCCGTGTCCTCCCCTCCTCGTGCCCGAGGTCGCCGCGGGCGCCGCGCCCGAGCTGGACGCCGCCCGAGCCGCCTGCACGGACGCGCTCGGCGTGCTCGCCGCCGCGCGGCCCGAACTCCTCGTGGTCGTCGGGCCCGCCGAGCAGAGCGGGCGCGGCGTGCTCCCGGAGGGCAGCCGCGGGTCCTTCCGGGGCTTCGGAGTGGATCTCGACGTACGGCTCGGCAGGGACGCCGACTCCCGGCGTGAGCTTCCGGTCTCCCTCGCCGTCGCCGCCTGGCTGCTGAAGCGCACCGGCTGGTCCGACGCCCCGATCGAGGGACTCGGCGTGGGGGAACCGCTGGAGCCCGAGCGGTGTATTCAGACCGGGAGGGACATCGCAGACCGGGCCGAGCGGGTGGCGATGCTGGTGATGGGCGACGCCAGCGCCTGCCGCACGCTCAAGGCACCCGGTTACCTGGACGAGCGCGCGGCCCCCTTCGACGCGGAGGTCGCCAGGGCGCTGGGCGCGGCCGACGTGGCGGCCCTGCGCGCGCTGGACACCGAGCTGGCGTACGAGCTGAAGGCCTCCGGCAGGGCGCCCTGGCAGGTCCTCGCGGGGGCGGCCGAGGGTGCCGGCCTGGGCGGCTCACTGCTGTACGAGGGCGCGCCGTACGGCGTGGGGTACATGGTCGCGACCTGGTCGTGACGGTCGTGACGGTCGTGGCGCTCGTGACGGTCGTGGCGCTCGTGACGGTCGTGGAAGAGCGGTAGGGGGCCGGGAGCGCCTGGACAACGGCGGACGGCCGGGGGGCGTCTGCCCCGGGGCCGTCCGTCGGTGTGCCGTGCCGCCGTTCAGGAAGCGGGCGGCGGTGAGGCCGGTGGCGTGGTGCCGCCGGGCCCCTCCGTGCCGTCCCTGTGCGCGAGTCGGTCCATGGCGTCCTTGGCCTTGCCCGTGCCCGTCTGGATCCTGCCGCTGTACTTGCCCTTGGTCTTCTCGTCCACGACCTTCGCGGCCTTGTCGAGGCCGTGCTGGATCTTGTCCCCGTGCTGTTGCGCGAGGCCGGAGGCCTTGTCCTTCGCCGGGTTGAGCTTGGCCTTGAAATTGTCCAGGAGACCCATCGTTCACCTTCCCGCGCGGGGGCAGTTACGTGCGGGCGCCCTCGCCGGCCTCACGGTCGGCCGCGTCCTCGGCGGACTGCTGCTTGGGAATCTCGACGTCCTCGGCGGCGGCCTCCTCGACGGCCTCCGTCGCCGTCGAAGCGTCCGTGTCCTCGGCTCCGGCCGCCGTACCGGCCTCGGCTCCGGCCTTCTCGTCGGCCTCGGGACCGGCCGCCGTACGGGCCTTCTCGTCGGCCTTCGCCTCCGTCGGCTCCTTCGCCACTGCCGTCTCGTCCGCCGCGGACTCGGCCGTCCGGGTGTCGGCCTGCGCCTCGGCGGTTGACGCCTCCTCCGTGGCCTTCGACCTGCGGAGAAGTCGTGCGAAAACGCCCATATCCACTCCATACGCTACTCGTGCGGGGGAAATCCCGCTTCATCCGGTGCGCCCGTTTGCGCCGTCCAGATCGCCGCCTCCGGGAACAGGGCGGCGGAAACCACGCAACTGGCAACGACGCCCGAACCGGGCCGTCACGTAACTCGTTCGAGGTGGTGTCCCAAGGTTTGCGAGACTGGGCCGGTGAGCAGCGCACCCCCCGCCCCCCGCGTCATCGCCGTCGTCGGACCCACTGCGGCCGGAAAGTCCGATCTGGGCGTCTTCCTCGCCCAGCGACTGGGAGGCGAGGTCGTCAACGCCGACTCCATGCAGCTCTACCGAGGGATGGACATCGGCACCGCCAAACTGACGCCCGCGGAACGCCACGGCGTCCCGCACCACCTCCTGGACATCTGGGACGTGACCGTCACCGCGTCCGTCGCCGAGTACCAGCGGCTGGCCCGCGCCAGGATCGACGCGCTGCTCGCCGAGGGCCGCTGGCCGATCCTCGTCGGCGGTTCCGGGCTCTACGTCCGCGGGGCCGTCGACAACCTGGAGTTCCCCGGCACCGACCCCGAGGTCAGGGCCCGGCTGGAGGAGGAACTCGTGCTGCGCGGCTCCGGCGCGCTGCACGCCCGCCTCTCCGCCGCCGACCCCGGTGCGGCGCAGGCGATCCTGCCCAGCAACGGCCGCCGCATCGTCCGGGCTCTCGAAGTGATCGAGATCACCGGCAAACCGTTCACCGCCAACCTCCCCGGACACGACTCCATTTACGACACGGTCCAGATCGGCGTCGACGTCGCCCGGCCCGAGCTCGACGAGCGCATCGCGCGCCGGGTCGACCGGATGTGGGAGGCGGGTCTCGTGGACGAGGTGCGGGAGCTGGAGGCGCGAGGGTTGCGAGAGGGGCGCACTGCCTCCCGCGCGCTCGGGTACCAGCAGGTACTCGCGGCGCTCTCGGGGGAGTGCACGATGCAGGACGCGCGGGCCGAGACCGTCCGTGCCACGAAACGCTTCGCGCGCCGTCAGGATTCATGGTTCAGGCGCGACCCGCGGGTGCACTGGTTGAGTGGGGCTGCGGCGGATCTCACAGAACTTCCCCAGCTCGCACTGGCGTTGGTCGAACGACCGGTTACAGCCTGATCACGTCCTGGCATCGGGACGCTCCGGCCGTCATCCCGGCCTCCGGCGCCGTGCCATCATCGAGCTTCGATCGACCAAGTGGAGTCCGAGTTGGGAGGGCGCGTGGCGATGGAGGCCGGCCCTCGCGACACCGCACAAGGCACTGAGCCCCGTACCGCCGAGAGCGGTGAACCGGAGCAGGACGGGATCCGTCTGAGCCCCGACGGGCCCGACGAGGTGCCGGACGGTGTGACCGACGACGGCCCCGAGCCCGAGGAGATGTTCGCGGCCGGGGAAGAGGTCGAGGTCGAGCTGCGCCCGCAGCGCCGTCTGCGCATCTGGCAGCTCGCCCCCATCGTCACGCTGGCCGCGGTCGGCTCCCTGATGTTCGCCTTCCCCCTGGCCTTCGACTTCGGCGACAGCGGAGCGGTGATCGCGATGCTGGGCCTGCTGATCTGCTTCTGCGCGGCCGGCTGGGGCATGATGGCCGCGCGCCGCGTTGGTTACACGTGGCCGGGGCTGCCGCAGCGGGGGTCCGCCCGCCGCGCGGACTGGCGGATCGTGACCGGGTACGTGCTGCTGGTGGCCGTGGTGGTGGTCCTCGCGGTGTGGCGGGTGGCACGACTGCGGTGACGCGTGCGGTGTGGCGGGTGGCACGACTGCGGTGACGCCTGCGGTGTGGGGCGGTGCGGTGAGACCGGCCCCTGCGGCCGACGTCCACCGATCCGGGTTGCCCTGCCGGGCGGCGACCGGCCCTGCTGACCTACGGCGAGGTCCTACCGGTCCGAGATCGATCCCGATTCGGCCTGCGGCCTGCGGCTTCCGCCGTCCCGCGGTCGGCCTTCACTGGTCCGCGTCAGCCTCCCCGGGCCGTGACCGGTCCCTACTGGCCTGCGGCTGCCTCTGCCGTCTCGCGGCCGACCTCTGCCGCTCTGTGGCTGGTCGCCGCCGATTAGCGGCTACTCTCCTTCGGCCGGCGGCAGTCCCCGGTGTCTGGTGGCGGGCCTTCTCCGGCCCGCGTCGGCCTCTGCTGTCCTGCGGCCCTCTCCGTCGGCCTGCGGCGGCCTCAGCGTCCTGTGAGGTGCCTTCACCGGTTCGCGTCAGCCTGCACCCGGCCGAGACCGGTCCCTGATGGCCGGCGTCCAGCGTCCACCGCCCGGTGAATTGCCTCTTCC
This genomic window contains:
- the miaA gene encoding tRNA (adenosine(37)-N6)-dimethylallyltransferase MiaA, whose product is MSSAPPAPRVIAVVGPTAAGKSDLGVFLAQRLGGEVVNADSMQLYRGMDIGTAKLTPAERHGVPHHLLDIWDVTVTASVAEYQRLARARIDALLAEGRWPILVGGSGLYVRGAVDNLEFPGTDPEVRARLEEELVLRGSGALHARLSAADPGAAQAILPSNGRRIVRALEVIEITGKPFTANLPGHDSIYDTVQIGVDVARPELDERIARRVDRMWEAGLVDEVRELEARGLREGRTASRALGYQQVLAALSGECTMQDARAETVRATKRFARRQDSWFRRDPRVHWLSGAAADLTELPQLALALVERPVTA
- the miaB gene encoding tRNA (N6-isopentenyl adenosine(37)-C2)-methylthiotransferase MiaB yields the protein MTSSSDRSPAVDVRSPKTYEVRTYGCQMNVHDSERLSGLLEEAGYVPAPEGSDGDADVVVFNTCAVRENADNRLYGNLGRLAPRKASRPGMQIAVGGCLAQKDRDTIVKKAPWVDVVFGTHNIGKLPVLLERARVQEEAQVEIAESLEAFPSTLPTRRESAYAAWVSISVGCNNTCTFCIVPALRGKEKDRRTGDILAEIEALVGEGVSEITLLGQNVNAYGSDIGDREAFSKLLRACGQIEGLERVRFTSPHPRDFTDDVIAAMAETPNVMPQLHMPLQSGSDTVLKAMRRSYRQDRYLGIIEKVRAAIPHAAITTDIIVGFPGETEEDFEQTLHVVREARFAQAFTFQYSKRPGTPAATMENQIPKEVVQARYERLVALQEEISWEENKKQVGRTLELMVAEGEGRKDGATHRLSGRAPDNRLVHFTQPDQEVRPGDVVTVEITYAAPHHLLAEGAVLDVRRTRAGDAWEKRNTAEAATSAGVMLGLPKIGVPEPLPAATGGCAAH
- a CDS encoding antitoxin, whose translation is MGLLDNFKAKLNPAKDKASGLAQQHGDKIQHGLDKAAKVVDEKTKGKYSGRIQTGTGKAKDAMDRLAHRDGTEGPGGTTPPASPPPAS
- a CDS encoding class III extradiol dioxygenase subunit B-like domain-containing protein — protein: MLVAAAVCPCPPLLVPEVAAGAAPELDAARAACTDALGVLAAARPELLVVVGPAEQSGRGVLPEGSRGSFRGFGVDLDVRLGRDADSRRELPVSLAVAAWLLKRTGWSDAPIEGLGVGEPLEPERCIQTGRDIADRAERVAMLVMGDASACRTLKAPGYLDERAAPFDAEVARALGAADVAALRALDTELAYELKASGRAPWQVLAGAAEGAGLGGSLLYEGAPYGVGYMVATWS